The proteins below are encoded in one region of Micromonospora sp. DSM 45708:
- a CDS encoding Crp/Fnr family transcriptional regulator: MEEVLWPPTTFLGRLQPSTREQLLAVGVRRSVHEAQVLLREGALETHVVLLHDALVKVTAALSDGRHALLAIRVSGDIVGEISALNGTPRTATITACRPSTIRIIHRNAFRAFLRDYPEAALEVAGIVADRLRWANRRRIDFTSYPVRVRLARVLWELAAAYGRRSPRGLVIDIRLTQDELATLCGAAEISLQKALGGLRADGVVATGYREIVVRDGEALRLIAGLD; encoded by the coding sequence ATGGAGGAAGTGCTCTGGCCACCCACGACGTTCCTCGGACGCCTCCAACCGTCGACACGAGAGCAACTCTTGGCAGTGGGAGTCAGGCGCTCGGTGCACGAGGCGCAGGTGCTTCTCCGTGAGGGCGCCTTGGAAACCCACGTGGTCCTACTCCATGACGCGCTCGTCAAAGTCACGGCAGCACTGTCCGACGGCCGGCACGCCTTGCTGGCGATCCGCGTGTCCGGCGACATAGTTGGAGAGATCTCCGCCCTGAACGGCACACCGAGGACGGCGACGATCACTGCCTGTCGCCCATCGACCATCCGCATCATCCACCGTAACGCATTCAGAGCCTTCCTCCGCGACTACCCTGAAGCCGCCCTAGAAGTGGCCGGGATCGTCGCCGACCGTCTTCGGTGGGCCAACCGGCGACGGATCGACTTCACCTCCTACCCTGTGCGAGTTCGATTGGCCCGAGTCCTTTGGGAACTCGCAGCCGCCTACGGACGACGTAGTCCCCGCGGATTGGTCATCGACATCCGGCTAACACAGGACGAGCTGGCTACCCTCTGCGGTGCCGCCGAAATCAGCCTGCAGAAGGCGCTCGGGGGACTTCGGGCGGACGGCGTTGTCGCCACGGGCTACCGCGAGATCGTCGTACGAGACGGCGAGGCGCTGCGTCTAATCGCCGGCCTTGACTAG
- a CDS encoding UDP-N-acetylglucosamine 2-epimerase encodes MSSHRAASPTPTRPTIVATAHRRENWGTGIAGTLEGLRRIAHRRPDTHIVMIAHPNPDLTRADPRGTWGASNITISAPLAYPTMIGLLRTAALIVTDSGGLQGEATSLGVPLLVTRQCTERPEALQPGAQPPRRHRPRHYRRRS; translated from the coding sequence TTGAGCAGCCACCGAGCAGCCAGCCCAACACCCACGCGACCGACCATCGTCGCCACCGCCCACCGCCGCGAGAACTGGGGTACCGGCATCGCCGGAACCCTCGAAGGCTTGCGCCGCATAGCTCATCGACGGCCCGACACACACATCGTGATGATCGCTCACCCCAACCCGGACCTCACCCGCGCAGACCCGCGAGGGACTTGGGGGGCTTCGAACATCACGATCAGTGCACCCCTGGCTTACCCCACGATGATCGGATTGCTGCGCACCGCCGCCCTGATCGTCACCGACTCCGGCGGCCTGCAGGGCGAAGCCACCAGCCTCGGCGTCCCACTCCTCGTGACCCGCCAATGCACCGAACGACCCGAAGCCCTGCAACCCGGAGCCCAGCCACCTCGTCGGCACCGACCCCGACACTATCGCCGCCGCAGCTGA
- a CDS encoding tetratricopeptide repeat protein, with protein MTVGSERYDCHRDHGPYAGVSAFLGRVAAERPRLAARHAVELRAIVPQLDPAARPAAEEEPIRFHPARRTACLAYGAAELVEAWAGSLRRPVTVRFDHVACADETTAELLDALARRLGPTPVRLDLRDGGAPAPTPDARTPQALRRALGDSLAGGYYHHATRVARRGRAAVTPDSDLRHWWAFTTGLATALAALDRAAEALDLYDETRAVTDDPKITMSAAYATAMLHARHLPAADQDPAQARHWLERALSLAAGLADPRQRLLSTVFYEQGLALLDSRAGRPDHALRLVDDGLARLTTALGPGERPQDLARLRHNRAQVHLALGDPARALADLDTVIAQDPDNCEYYVDRAALYRAAGRARAAIRDYDAAIRLGPHLPEAYYNRAMLQQERGRPERARADLERVLAIDPGHLDARIALVNLHVERGAFDAAEAGARAGLAGAPQEPALLCTLGLVRAERGRLAEADELFTRALSGDPELVEAWTNRAAARFEGGDAAAALADLDRAVALSAAPVPRYNRGTALARLGRWDEAARDFAQALAQPGLDRALRRDLRTELARCRRALAG; from the coding sequence GTGACCGTCGGGTCGGAGCGCTACGACTGCCACCGCGACCACGGGCCGTACGCCGGGGTCTCGGCGTTCCTCGGCCGGGTCGCCGCCGAGCGGCCCCGCCTGGCAGCCCGGCACGCGGTCGAACTGCGCGCGATCGTCCCCCAGCTCGATCCGGCGGCCCGGCCGGCCGCCGAGGAGGAGCCGATCCGCTTCCACCCCGCCCGCCGGACCGCCTGCCTGGCCTACGGCGCGGCGGAGCTGGTGGAGGCGTGGGCCGGCTCGCTCCGGCGGCCGGTGACCGTCCGGTTCGATCACGTCGCCTGTGCCGACGAGACGACCGCCGAGCTGCTGGACGCGCTGGCCCGCCGGCTCGGGCCGACCCCGGTGCGTCTCGACCTGCGCGACGGCGGGGCCCCCGCCCCGACGCCCGACGCCCGCACCCCGCAGGCGTTGCGGCGGGCCCTGGGCGACAGCCTGGCCGGTGGCTACTACCACCACGCGACCCGGGTCGCCCGGCGCGGGCGGGCGGCGGTCACCCCCGACAGCGACCTGCGGCACTGGTGGGCGTTCACCACCGGCCTGGCCACCGCGCTGGCAGCCCTGGACCGGGCCGCCGAGGCGCTCGACCTCTACGACGAGACACGGGCCGTCACCGACGACCCGAAGATCACTATGTCGGCGGCGTACGCCACCGCCATGCTGCACGCCCGGCACCTGCCGGCGGCCGACCAGGACCCGGCGCAGGCCCGGCACTGGCTGGAGCGGGCGCTGAGCCTCGCCGCCGGGCTGGCCGACCCACGCCAGCGGCTGCTGTCGACGGTCTTCTACGAGCAGGGCCTGGCACTGCTGGACAGCCGGGCCGGCCGGCCCGACCACGCGCTGCGGCTGGTCGACGACGGGCTGGCCCGGCTGACGACCGCGCTCGGCCCCGGCGAGCGCCCGCAGGACCTGGCCCGGCTGCGCCACAACCGGGCGCAGGTTCACCTCGCGCTGGGCGACCCCGCGCGGGCGCTGGCCGACCTGGACACCGTGATCGCCCAAGACCCCGACAACTGCGAGTACTACGTGGACCGCGCCGCCCTTTACCGGGCGGCGGGCCGAGCCCGAGCCGCGATCAGGGATTACGACGCCGCCATCCGGCTGGGACCGCACCTGCCCGAGGCGTACTACAACCGGGCCATGCTCCAGCAGGAGCGGGGCCGCCCCGAGCGGGCGCGCGCCGACCTGGAGCGCGTGCTCGCCATCGACCCGGGGCACCTTGACGCCCGGATCGCCCTGGTCAACCTGCACGTGGAGCGTGGCGCGTTCGACGCCGCCGAGGCCGGCGCGCGGGCCGGGCTGGCCGGTGCTCCGCAGGAGCCCGCGCTGCTGTGCACCCTGGGCCTGGTCCGCGCCGAGCGCGGCCGGCTCGCCGAGGCCGACGAACTGTTCACCCGGGCCCTGAGCGGGGATCCCGAGCTGGTGGAGGCGTGGACGAACCGGGCCGCGGCCCGGTTCGAGGGCGGCGACGCAGCCGCCGCGCTCGCCGACCTGGACCGGGCGGTGGCGCTGTCGGCGGCCCCCGTGCCGCGCTACAACCGGGGCACGGCCCTGGCCCGGCTGGGCCGGTGGGACGAGGCGGCCCGCGACTTCGCCCAGGCGCTCGCCCAGCCCGGCCTGGACCGGGCCCTGCGCCGGGACCTGCGCACGGAACTGGCCCGCTGCCGCCGGGCGCTGGCCGGCTGA
- a CDS encoding cellulase family glycosylhydrolase: MTSSASADSLAQLNATQLVADMGAGWNLGNTLEANANGIPSETAWGNPVVTQAFIDRVKAAGFKTIRIPVSYLGNIGAAPNYTINSAWLNRIQEIVDYAYGRGLYVLINMHGDGYKSITGSWLICDSSNQTTIRDKYQKVWQQIATRFQSYSERLILESMNEEFDGQYGNPTQPCYSNINAYNQIFVDTVRRTGGNNASRWLLIPGWNTNIDYTVGNYGFALPTDQYRSSSVPANEQRLMISVHYYDPWDFAGEENGTITQWGPAATNPARKSTWGQQDFMDTQLKKVRDTFVARGYPVFVGEYGSVDKTSADSTNNRYRADYARTLVSTAKKYGAATAYWDNGYNGAYGFGLFNRSSATVTQQGIIDAIMSAVGSGTPPPTTTPPPTTPPPTTPPPSNGRSCSASYTVTGSWQGGFQAEVRVTAGGAAISGWTVTWTFANGQQVTQSWSATLTTSGSTVTARNVGYNGSISAGGSTTFGFLGSSGGTNAVPSLSCAAS, from the coding sequence ATGACGAGTTCCGCGTCGGCGGACAGCCTGGCCCAGCTGAACGCCACCCAACTCGTCGCCGACATGGGGGCGGGCTGGAATCTGGGGAACACCCTGGAGGCCAACGCCAACGGGATCCCCAGCGAGACGGCATGGGGCAACCCCGTCGTGACGCAGGCCTTCATCGACCGGGTGAAGGCGGCGGGGTTCAAGACGATCCGCATCCCGGTCTCCTACCTGGGCAACATCGGCGCCGCCCCGAACTACACGATCAACTCCGCCTGGCTGAACCGGATCCAGGAAATCGTCGACTACGCGTACGGTCGCGGCCTGTACGTGCTGATCAACATGCACGGCGACGGCTACAAGAGCATCACCGGCTCGTGGTTGATCTGCGACTCGTCGAACCAGACGACGATCAGGGACAAGTACCAGAAGGTCTGGCAGCAGATCGCGACCAGGTTCCAGAGCTACAGCGAGCGCCTCATCCTCGAATCCATGAACGAGGAGTTCGACGGCCAGTACGGCAACCCCACCCAGCCGTGTTACTCGAACATCAACGCCTACAACCAGATCTTCGTGGACACGGTCCGGCGGACCGGCGGGAACAACGCCTCGCGCTGGCTGCTCATCCCCGGCTGGAACACCAACATCGACTACACCGTCGGCAACTACGGCTTCGCGCTGCCGACGGACCAGTACCGGTCGTCGTCCGTGCCCGCCAACGAGCAGCGGCTCATGATCTCCGTGCACTACTACGACCCCTGGGACTTCGCCGGCGAGGAGAACGGCACCATCACGCAGTGGGGGCCGGCCGCCACCAATCCGGCACGGAAGTCGACCTGGGGGCAGCAGGACTTCATGGACACGCAGCTGAAGAAGGTGCGGGACACGTTCGTCGCGCGTGGATACCCGGTGTTCGTCGGTGAATACGGTTCCGTCGACAAGACGTCGGCCGACTCGACGAACAACAGGTACCGCGCGGACTACGCGCGCACCCTGGTGTCCACCGCCAAGAAGTACGGGGCGGCCACCGCCTACTGGGACAACGGCTACAACGGGGCGTACGGGTTCGGGCTGTTCAACCGCAGCAGCGCCACGGTCACCCAGCAGGGCATCATCGACGCCATCATGAGCGCCGTCGGCAGTGGCACCCCGCCGCCGACCACCACCCCGCCCCCGACCACCCCGCCCCCGACGACCCCGCCGCCGTCGAACGGGCGGTCCTGCTCGGCGTCGTACACGGTCACCGGTTCGTGGCAGGGCGGCTTCCAGGCCGAGGTACGGGTGACCGCCGGTGGCGCGGCGATCAGTGGTTGGACGGTGACCTGGACGTTCGCCAACGGCCAGCAGGTGACGCAGTCGTGGAGCGCGACGCTGACCACCAGCGGCTCGACGGTGACCGCCCGCAACGTCGGTTACAACGGTTCGATCAGTGCCGGCGGCAGCACGACCTTCGGCTTCCTGGGCTCGTCGGGCGGCACCAACGCCGTACCGTCGTTGTCCTGCGCGGCGAGCTGA
- a CDS encoding alpha/beta fold hydrolase, with the protein MNRRKLIALGAGAVAAAATGTAAQAAPSTDGARIAAPSAADLAASLPGGFTSRYADVNGIRLHYVAGGRGEPLILLHGWPQTWWEYHKVMPALATRYRVIAVDLRGAGNSSKPASGYDKKTMAADIAALAGALGYAKVNVVGHDMGSMVAYSMAANHPSVINKIAMLDVDHPNSSYYEFRMLPAPGAPFHPWWFAFNQVSQLPEQLITGRSRFLVDWMFDNLLVNKAAINDFDRAVYALAYSTPDAIRGGNGWYKALGQDIIDNETYAPVTVPVLGIAHDIFYPSFAATLTQQATNVQLVQIDNTGHYFVDEQPQVLVQHLRAFFG; encoded by the coding sequence ATGAACAGAAGGAAGCTGATCGCGCTCGGGGCCGGCGCGGTCGCCGCGGCGGCGACCGGCACCGCGGCACAGGCCGCACCGTCCACCGACGGTGCGCGGATCGCCGCTCCGTCCGCCGCCGACCTCGCAGCCTCCCTTCCCGGGGGGTTCACGAGCAGGTACGCGGACGTCAACGGGATCCGGCTGCACTACGTCGCCGGCGGGCGCGGGGAACCCCTGATCCTGCTGCACGGCTGGCCGCAGACGTGGTGGGAGTACCACAAGGTGATGCCCGCGCTGGCCACCCGGTACCGCGTGATCGCCGTCGACCTGCGCGGCGCCGGCAACTCCAGCAAGCCCGCGTCCGGGTACGACAAGAAGACCATGGCGGCGGACATCGCGGCGCTGGCCGGGGCGCTGGGCTACGCCAAGGTGAACGTCGTGGGTCACGACATGGGGTCGATGGTCGCCTACAGCATGGCGGCGAACCACCCCTCGGTCATCAACAAGATCGCCATGCTGGACGTGGATCACCCGAACAGCAGCTACTACGAGTTCCGCATGCTGCCGGCGCCGGGTGCCCCGTTCCACCCCTGGTGGTTCGCCTTCAACCAGGTGTCACAACTGCCGGAGCAGCTCATCACCGGCCGGTCCCGCTTCCTCGTCGACTGGATGTTCGACAACCTCCTGGTCAACAAGGCCGCGATCAACGACTTCGACCGGGCCGTCTACGCCCTGGCCTATTCGACCCCGGACGCCATCCGGGGCGGCAACGGCTGGTACAAGGCGCTGGGTCAGGACATCATCGACAACGAGACGTACGCGCCGGTGACCGTCCCGGTCCTGGGCATCGCCCACGACATCTTCTACCCGAGTTTCGCCGCGACGCTCACCCAGCAGGCGACCAACGTGCAGCTGGTGCAGATCGACAACACCGGGCACTACTTCGTGGACGAGCAGCCCCAGGTACTCGTCCAGCACCTGCGGGCGTTCTTCGGCTGA
- a CDS encoding ABC transporter ATP-binding protein — MPETDRSDPASPTPASEVDSVLPELREMWWETGVRARAQAGLFAVFTELPRLIGAALVVSWRADRLRTSIVAATTVGAGVMAAFGLLAAQRVLVELFAGGPTGDKVRAALPALVALAAVTALRGGMATAMGYAQNGLAPKVDREVERGLFEVSTAVRLEAFDADAFADDMERASRGADSTTGLVQAAMNLLAGLAGVVAVAVAVVLVHPLLLVALLVATVPNGWASLRAGHLRYQTYAAGSVRRRRLWLLHRLMAERDSAPELRSYGLRQFLLDQYDRVMGVETHIQLGLARRVTTTTTVGALIGGIATMAVYVLLGLLLVDGQIPLAAAATCVIAVQAAQRSLAVVTFQVDRVYTEGQHFRDYSGFMTRAADYLPAPRDRDAPPAAPRRLHAITVENVSLRYPDRDTAAVDGVTLSIGPGETVAFVGENGSGKSTLATMIATLRTPTAGTIRYDDRPHDDWDTDALRARIAVVTQEYHKWPFTAATNIAIGDVTTAADRDRITAAAARAVAHDMITELPHGYETLLDRTFAGGQDLSGGQWQRITAARGFLRDADVLIMDEPSSALDPRAEDALFQAIRDRQGRAITILITHRLANVRHADRIYVLHHGRLVEAGTHHDLMAAHGRYADLFTLQAAGYHTTTPATTLPRQPSSA, encoded by the coding sequence ATGCCCGAAACCGACCGTTCCGATCCCGCGTCGCCCACCCCCGCGTCGGAGGTCGACTCGGTGTTGCCGGAGCTGCGGGAGATGTGGTGGGAGACCGGCGTCCGCGCCCGGGCCCAGGCCGGCCTGTTCGCCGTCTTCACCGAGCTGCCCCGCCTGATCGGGGCCGCCCTCGTGGTGAGCTGGCGCGCCGATCGGCTGCGGACGTCGATCGTGGCGGCCACGACCGTGGGCGCGGGCGTGATGGCGGCGTTCGGGCTCCTCGCCGCGCAGCGGGTGCTCGTGGAGTTGTTCGCCGGCGGCCCCACCGGGGACAAGGTCCGCGCCGCGCTGCCCGCGCTGGTCGCGCTCGCGGCGGTGACCGCACTGCGCGGGGGAATGGCCACCGCGATGGGGTACGCGCAGAACGGGCTGGCGCCGAAGGTGGATCGGGAGGTGGAACGGGGCCTGTTCGAGGTGTCCACGGCGGTACGGCTGGAAGCCTTCGACGCCGACGCGTTCGCCGACGACATGGAGCGGGCCTCCCGCGGCGCGGACTCGACCACCGGGTTGGTACAGGCCGCGATGAACCTGCTCGCCGGGCTCGCCGGCGTGGTGGCCGTCGCGGTCGCCGTGGTGCTGGTCCACCCGCTGCTGCTGGTCGCGCTGCTGGTCGCGACCGTGCCGAACGGGTGGGCGTCGCTGCGCGCCGGGCACCTCCGCTACCAGACGTACGCCGCGGGCTCGGTCCGACGGCGGCGGTTGTGGCTGCTGCACCGGCTGATGGCCGAACGCGACTCCGCCCCCGAGCTGCGCTCCTACGGCCTGCGACAGTTCCTGCTCGACCAGTACGACCGGGTGATGGGTGTGGAGACCCACATCCAGCTCGGGCTCGCCCGCCGGGTCACCACGACCACCACCGTCGGGGCGTTGATCGGCGGGATCGCCACCATGGCGGTCTACGTCCTGCTCGGGCTGCTGCTCGTCGACGGGCAGATCCCGCTCGCCGCGGCGGCCACCTGCGTCATCGCCGTGCAGGCCGCGCAACGATCGCTGGCCGTAGTCACCTTCCAGGTCGACCGCGTCTACACCGAGGGGCAGCACTTCCGCGACTACAGCGGCTTCATGACGCGTGCCGCCGACTACCTCCCCGCACCCCGGGACCGGGACGCGCCCCCCGCCGCGCCGCGACGACTGCATGCCATCACCGTCGAGAACGTCAGCCTGCGCTACCCCGACCGCGACACCGCCGCCGTCGACGGGGTGACCCTGTCCATCGGGCCGGGCGAGACGGTGGCGTTCGTCGGGGAGAACGGCTCCGGCAAGTCCACCCTCGCCACCATGATCGCCACCCTGCGTACGCCCACCGCCGGCACGATCCGCTACGACGACCGGCCCCACGACGACTGGGACACCGACGCGCTACGGGCCCGGATCGCGGTCGTCACGCAGGAGTACCACAAGTGGCCGTTCACCGCCGCCACGAACATCGCCATCGGCGACGTCACCACCGCAGCCGACCGGGACCGCATCACCGCTGCCGCCGCCCGGGCCGTCGCCCACGACATGATCACCGAACTGCCCCACGGCTACGAGACACTGCTCGACCGCACGTTCGCCGGCGGGCAGGACCTCTCCGGCGGGCAGTGGCAGCGCATCACCGCCGCCCGCGGGTTCCTGCGCGACGCCGACGTGCTCATCATGGACGAACCGTCCTCCGCCCTCGACCCCCGCGCCGAGGACGCGTTGTTCCAGGCCATCCGCGACCGGCAGGGACGTGCCATCACCATCCTGATCACCCATCGGCTGGCCAACGTCCGCCACGCCGACCGCATCTACGTCCTGCACCACGGGCGCCTCGTCGAGGCCGGCACCCACCACGACCTCATGGCCGCCCACGGACGCTACGCCGACCTGTTCACCCTCCAGGCCGCCGGTTACCACACCACCACGCCCGCCACGACGCTTCCCCGCCAGCCCTCCTCCGCCTGA
- a CDS encoding helix-turn-helix domain-containing protein yields the protein MDDSDEISAARRALGRRLAHLRRAAGLTQHGLAPLVRYARSSIASTETGRQHPDRTFWCRCDTVLRTGGTLTADYDRIAELGLHRERASTDPAGWAARWEPEERIAARRAALTRTTDDDARLAHLEREVRRAIADNERLPPGTLVARLSPLRTDVDELMAARQHPPQRARLYTAAVHLSGLLAALALDLRDFRVARAYAAEAFDLATAAAQPDAQAWARATQSLIAHYAGGARDALPCAEDGLSHAGTGPPRIRLLIVPRPEPRSPT from the coding sequence ATGGACGACAGTGACGAGATCAGCGCCGCGCGCCGCGCGCTCGGCCGTCGTCTCGCCCACCTGCGCAGGGCCGCCGGCCTCACCCAGCACGGCCTCGCCCCGCTCGTGCGGTACGCCCGCAGCTCGATCGCAAGCACCGAGACCGGCCGGCAGCACCCCGACCGGACGTTCTGGTGCCGGTGCGACACCGTCCTGCGCACCGGCGGCACGTTGACCGCCGACTACGACCGCATCGCCGAGCTGGGCCTCCACCGCGAACGTGCCAGCACCGACCCGGCCGGCTGGGCGGCGCGGTGGGAGCCCGAGGAACGCATCGCCGCCCGCCGGGCCGCGCTGACGCGTACCACCGATGACGACGCGCGGCTGGCGCACCTGGAACGCGAGGTCCGGCGGGCGATAGCCGACAACGAGCGCCTTCCGCCGGGCACGCTGGTGGCCCGCCTCAGTCCACTGCGGACCGACGTGGACGAGCTGATGGCCGCGCGACAACACCCCCCGCAACGCGCCCGGCTCTACACGGCCGCCGTCCACCTGTCCGGGTTGCTCGCCGCGCTCGCCCTGGACCTGCGGGACTTCCGCGTCGCCCGCGCGTACGCCGCCGAGGCGTTCGACCTCGCCACCGCCGCCGCGCAGCCCGACGCGCAGGCCTGGGCCCGCGCCACCCAGAGCCTGATCGCCCACTACGCCGGCGGCGCACGCGACGCCCTCCCCTGCGCCGAGGACGGACTGTCGCACGCCGGCACCGGCCCGCCCCGCATCCGCCTGCTGATCGTGCCGCGGCCGGAACCACGATCGCCGACGTGA
- a CDS encoding cellulose-binding protein, which produces MNANATNLSLGAGADGSSKADGTSYGNAIDGNMSTYWSPAGSTGRISVKWGSATTVASINIREAAGAVGAVGSWRVVNNDTGATLASGTGAGVITFAATSLSKINFEITSSTATPKIAEFETYASGATTPPPTTGPTTPPPTTGPTTPPPSTPPPSSGTLYVAPTGTDGAAGTQANPTTLTSAITRVAAGGTIYLRGGTYRYTQTVTIGQGNNGTSSGRKNIFAYPGETPVLNFSAQSEDPANRGLVMGGSYWHLRGVVVERAGDNGILLAGNNNIVERVVTRFNRDSGLQLSRLVANAPRDQWPANNLVVSTESHDNADSDGEDADGFAPKLTVGTGNVFRYTVSHNNIDDGYDLYTKSDTGPIGPVTIESSLAYGNGTLSNGGQAGAGDRNGFKLGGEDIGVNHVVRGNIAYDNGQHGFTYNRNVGSMTVSNNASIGNTERNFNFDGGSSVFRNNTSCDGGTSDRIVGNADSSNQFWSGTNGSRCSAYSGALGWSFASDGRLVVTFGGRVVTP; this is translated from the coding sequence ATCAACGCCAATGCAACTAATCTGAGCCTCGGTGCCGGTGCGGACGGTTCCAGCAAGGCCGACGGCACCAGCTACGGCAACGCGATCGACGGCAACATGAGCACCTACTGGTCACCGGCCGGCTCGACCGGCCGAATCTCGGTGAAGTGGGGTTCCGCCACCACGGTGGCCTCGATCAATATCCGGGAGGCGGCCGGCGCCGTCGGGGCCGTCGGCTCCTGGCGGGTCGTCAACAACGACACCGGCGCCACGCTGGCCAGCGGCACCGGGGCGGGCGTCATCACGTTCGCCGCCACCTCGCTCAGCAAGATCAATTTCGAGATCACCAGCTCGACCGCCACGCCGAAGATCGCCGAGTTCGAGACGTACGCCTCGGGCGCGACCACGCCGCCGCCCACGACCGGGCCGACCACCCCGCCGCCGACCACCGGTCCGACCACCCCGCCACCGTCCACCCCGCCGCCGTCGAGCGGCACGCTGTACGTGGCACCGACCGGCACCGACGGCGCGGCCGGCACGCAGGCGAACCCGACGACGCTCACCTCGGCGATCACCCGGGTCGCCGCCGGCGGCACCATCTACCTGCGCGGCGGCACCTACCGCTACACCCAGACCGTCACCATCGGCCAGGGCAACAACGGCACGTCGAGCGGGCGCAAGAACATCTTCGCCTACCCGGGTGAGACGCCGGTCCTGAACTTCTCCGCGCAGAGCGAGGACCCGGCGAACCGGGGGCTCGTGATGGGCGGGTCGTACTGGCACCTCCGCGGCGTCGTCGTCGAGCGGGCCGGGGACAACGGCATCCTGCTCGCCGGCAACAACAACATCGTCGAGCGCGTGGTGACCCGCTTCAACCGGGACTCGGGTCTGCAACTCTCGCGGCTGGTGGCCAACGCGCCCCGCGACCAGTGGCCCGCGAACAACCTCGTGGTGAGCACCGAGTCGCACGACAACGCCGACTCCGACGGGGAGGACGCCGACGGCTTCGCCCCGAAGCTCACCGTCGGCACCGGCAACGTCTTCCGCTACACCGTGTCCCACAACAACATCGACGACGGCTACGACCTCTACACCAAGAGCGACACCGGGCCCATCGGCCCGGTGACCATCGAGTCCTCCCTGGCGTACGGCAACGGCACGCTGAGCAACGGTGGCCAGGCCGGCGCCGGTGACCGCAACGGCTTCAAGCTCGGCGGCGAGGACATCGGCGTGAACCACGTCGTGCGCGGCAACATCGCGTACGACAACGGCCAGCACGGGTTCACCTACAACCGCAACGTCGGCTCGATGACGGTGTCGAACAACGCCAGCATCGGCAACACCGAGCGCAACTTCAACTTCGACGGCGGCTCCTCGGTGTTCCGGAACAACACCTCGTGCGACGGTGGCACGAGCGACCGGATCGTCGGCAACGCCGACAGCTCGAACCAGTTCTGGTCCGGCACCAACGGGTCCCGGTGCTCCGCGTACTCCGGCGCCCTGGGTTGGTCCTTCGCGTCCGACGGTCGCCTCGTGGTGACCTTCGGCGGCCGGGTGGTCACCCCGTAA
- a CDS encoding sensor histidine kinase has translation MARKAGLSVRVRLTLSYAGFLVLAGVLLLATVWVFLLRYVPDRAMLIVPGSADTLTPGVFPVRSNLLRVFAPRAAEILAFLLAFGLLGGWVLAGRMLAPLTRITAAARTAGTGSLSHRIRLTGRRDEFRDLSDAFDAMLERIESHVAEQQRFAANAAHELRTPLAVSRALLDVARDDPGRDRDELVERLSAVNRRAIDLTEALLLLGRADRWNVVRDRVDLSLLAEDAVESLLPLAEQRGIRLDVTGGAAPTVGSTELLSRMVTNLVQNAIVHNRPADGAVTVRTGTHGDASVLRVANTGPRLPPGVVPTLTEPFQRGTERVRADQHVGAGLGLAIVQSVVRAHHGTLDLAAGPDGGLLVTVRLPGGAPASPRR, from the coding sequence GTGGCTAGGAAGGCGGGGCTGAGCGTCCGGGTCCGGCTCACGCTCAGCTACGCCGGGTTCCTGGTGCTCGCCGGCGTGCTGCTGCTCGCCACGGTGTGGGTGTTCCTCCTGCGGTACGTGCCCGACCGGGCCATGCTCATCGTCCCCGGCTCCGCGGACACGCTCACCCCCGGCGTCTTTCCCGTCCGGTCCAACCTGCTGCGCGTCTTCGCGCCGAGGGCCGCCGAGATCCTGGCGTTCCTGCTGGCGTTCGGCCTCCTCGGGGGCTGGGTCCTCGCCGGCCGGATGCTCGCGCCGCTGACCCGGATCACGGCGGCGGCCCGGACGGCCGGGACCGGTTCGCTGTCGCACCGGATCCGCCTGACGGGTCGACGGGACGAGTTCCGTGACCTCTCCGACGCGTTCGACGCGATGCTCGAACGCATCGAGTCCCACGTCGCGGAGCAACAGCGGTTCGCCGCGAACGCCGCCCACGAGCTGCGGACGCCGCTGGCCGTCTCGCGGGCGCTGCTCGACGTCGCCCGCGACGATCCCGGTCGGGACCGGGACGAACTCGTCGAACGCCTGTCGGCGGTCAACCGGCGGGCGATCGACCTCACCGAGGCGCTCCTGCTGCTCGGTCGCGCCGACCGGTGGAACGTCGTCCGGGACCGGGTCGACCTCTCCCTGCTCGCCGAGGACGCCGTCGAGTCGCTGCTCCCCCTCGCCGAGCAGCGCGGGATCAGGCTGGACGTGACCGGCGGGGCGGCCCCGACCGTCGGCTCCACCGAACTGCTGTCGCGGATGGTGACGAACCTCGTCCAGAACGCGATCGTCCACAACCGCCCCGCCGACGGCGCCGTGACGGTCCGGACCGGGACGCACGGCGACGCCAGCGTGCTGCGTGTGGCGAACACCGGGCCCCGGCTCCCGCCGGGGGTCGTGCCGACGCTGACCGAGCCGTTCCAGCGCGGCACGGAACGCGTACGCGCCGACCAGCACGTCGGTGCCGGCCTCGGCCTGGCCATCGTGCAGAGCGTCGTCCGTGCCCACCACGGGACGCTCGACCTCGCGGCCGGACCCGACGGCGGTCTGCTCGTCACGGTCCGGCTGCCCGGCGGGGCGCCGGCGTCACCGCGGCGGTGA